In Lasioglossum baleicum chromosome 1, iyLasBale1, whole genome shotgun sequence, the genomic window AGTAAACTCTGACTATCTAGTATCTCGTATCCGTGCGTCGCGTCGCTCCACGTAACTTATTCTCCCCCCTGCGTCGACGGCAGAGAAGCAAAACATTACCGTGGAAATATTCTATAGAGATTTTTGATCGCGGCGACTTCGTTCCGTCCCAGTGCGTGCCGATTCGATAATATTTTCCGAGTGCGCATCGATTTCGTAGCCCTTCCCGCGTGCGAGGGAAAGAGATAAGAGACAAAACAGAACGATATGGAAGTCGTGGAAAGCGAGACGTTACGCGGAAACGGAGTTCAATGAAACGGTGTGATGGGTAAAGCTCGGGGCATTAGTGCAATTTACCGAGCTAACTTGTCTGGATTTAGCCTGGCAAATCGCCTTACCCACAGCCCCGTAGGTTTATAGTCTTACCTGTGCGCATGGAGAGCGTAGCTTCCCTTGTTTCTCAGGTAGAGCGTAGTTTCGGGGACACAGCCGACGACGATGGCTCGTTCGAATCGTCATCGTCCAGGACTGGATTTCCTTTAGCGTGACAAGGTCGTTTGCGAGGAGCAGGTTTCGAGGAATCGATCGTGGGCTAGCGAGTTCGTAGGGTACGATCGGTACGGACCGGGCCGTATTCGGGACAATTGTGAGGTTTGCACCTGTCCGGAGGGAATTCCGCGCGGTTCGCAGGTGGCGGGAGAGCGCGACAGCGAAACAAGGGAACTACCTGTTCCCTGTTGGTGCAGAGCGGTGCTGTGGCAGCGCCGGCACTTTAAATCGTTCGGGTTCGAAGGCTCTCGCGTTCACGCCGGTATAGTTTGGTCGTGGATACTTGGACGGTGTGCGGTGGTCTCGTTCGTTTCTCGGGTTCGTCGACGGGTGTGGGGAAACGGAGAAGCTAAGAGAGGAAAGGCGAGAGTGAGATAGGGGCGAGCCAGAggaagagagacagacagagagatcGGGAAAGAGAGTGAGACTGGGGAAGGTGTGACAAAGACGGTGCCTGGAGACTGAGACTGAGACGGAGACGGCTCTAGCGATGACGGTGGCGAGTGGGAGGCGGTTCACCGAGCCGTCCCGTTACATTATCTGCTGTTAGTCAGTCAGTCGTGCCAGCGATCCCGACGCGAACGGTAAAAACGAGAGCCGACGCGGCCGTTCGCGGACCATTCTGCCCCGACAGACCGGAGAACCGGTCACCGCGCGCGCAACTCTCGCGAAACATACCGTGATCCGTCACGGGATCGGAGTGATCGAGAACGGCTCGGCGCCCGCGCATTCGAACTCGAACTCGTTCGAACATCGACTACGTGTACATGCACACGTTAGCCAGAGTAACCGGAGGTGTGAAAAGTGTGCGCGAAAGTAGACTCGGTCGAGACCGCGAGCCAACCGATCCGGAATAGTAGCGGAACCCGATCGTGACTCGCGATTCGTAAAACTCGAGAGTCGAAACTCTCGGAGTCGCGCAACCGCGAAAGATATCGCCGTTGGTGTTTCGGGTGAAAGGAGACTTTAACCAGACCGCCGACTACAGGATCTCGGATAAATTTCCTTGGCAAGAAGTCACAGCGGAAAACGTTGCGATCGTCGATCGGGCGTATCTCGTCCAGTCGCGAGCGACCGAGCGGATCAACAGCCGGGATGTTACGCCGGTTTGCATAGCCGCGTTCGCGTCGGTGAAAGTAAatcgtcgtcagccgacgagaACGTCGCCGTCTTCGTCTACGACTTGGTCTCCGAACACGGCGAGAATTCGCGTTTCGATCGACACCGAGGAGATCGCGATCGAGTCATGTCCAGGCTGCTCGCCGTCTGATCGACGACGCGCGCAAATCGCTCGATTCCTCCACTCGATTCCTACCGACTGTTTCGCGACTCATCGACGACGACTCACCGCGCGACAGGCTAGCCAACGAATCGGCTAGAGAGAATATCGGACTCGAGCGACGAGATATCCGGCAGTCGACAACGATGACCGTGGTAATGTCGAGTGACCGGCTGCGCGAAGGCGATCGCGATCGAGATCCGAGATCACGACAGAAAACAGAGCCGCGATCGCTTTCGGTGTTGCTTGTACCCCCGCGAGTTCTTTTCGGGATTTAATCGACACCGTTCGCTTGCTGTTGCAGGTTATGGAGGAGACAAACACCTTTGTTACGTGGCCGGCCCGCCTCAAGATCGGAGCAAAGTCGAAGAAAGGTAAGTGTTCGAATGTACTCGGGATCGGTCTCGGGATCGGTGCCCCTTTCGCGACGTCGCTGCTACCGAGAAAGTTTCTGCTCGGCGAACGTCCACCCGGAAACGTTCAACCATCGGGTGACGTGTCCTAGCTGCCTCGAAGTTCGACGACTTTTGCGACCTTGGGAGGACAGTGTCGAAGCCGAGCCAAACATCGCGGTGCTCTACTCCGGTCGTTTATCGATCGAAGCTCGTTACATATACACGACAGTCGATTACGTCAATCCTAGGTTGCGTCCCCGGTTCCAACCGCTGACGTTTGTATTTGTATCGCGTATTTTCTTACGCGACGCCTATTTACGGCCCGTTCGCGCGAAATCTCTGCGCCGGCACTCCTCTTCTGGCCTCCGACTCCGATCACAGGGAGAGCTTCGATTTCCACGAACCTATTCCCCTTCTACCTAATCTGTTTCTCGGTTTTCGATCGAGGAGAAGACTCGCagcagagcagagcggagcCCAGAATCCGCGACGCGTCGGGTCGAAGAAATCGCAGGGGCCGCGCGGACGCGGGATTAATTAGAGCGCACCCATTAATCGAAAGTGATTACGAAACGACTCGCATGCCTGCTCCGGCGCAGCAGCGCGTGTCGCGTCGGTGAAATAAAACGCGACTCGACCGGCTATGCCCACGGAACCGATCCGCTGCCGTGATTCTCGACGAATCGACTGGCAAAGCCTCGACACCGCCGCCGATCGTCCAGCGGAAACGTATTCTCGACATCGTCCCGTTCGCTAAGCTCTCGTTGCAGTTTCTGCCTTCGGTTCCGATTCGCCAGTGTTGTTCTCCCGTTCGCCGGCCGCGGCCGTGGAAATTTTTCGGTGATTCATCCCTTCCTCGTGACTCCGAACAGCTGTTacgttcctcctcctccttctgtcCCGTTCCGCCCCTCTTCCTCGGTCACTTCCTCTTTCGCTCCTCCGGCTCTCCGCGCCCATCGACCGAACGGGGGCCGATCGTGCGTGACAATGCTCGTAATCCGGTATAAATAGGACCCACCTCCTACCGATTTTCTACTCGGCGCGAGCCTCGGCTCCCTCGAAGGCGAAAACGTACGTCTCCGACCCGTCTCGAACCCGACGAGACCTCTCCAGCAGTTTTTCCATCGACGAACGGTCTCCCGCGGACAGCGTCAGTTCGAGGATCGTTTTTGCCGCGAGAATGCCGGGAACCGTTATTTCCGCGCAAACTATCGACCAACGAGGTGAATTAATCAGTCCGCACGAACCGAGCGACGCGCAGTCGCCCAAAATCGCAAGAACCTCGACAAAATTCATGTCTCTCTATCTGAAATTTCAATCGTGAACTTCTTTCATTTCGATATTTACATATCGCTTCCTATTAATCCTTTAAACATCCGACGTTCCAacaattatatattaaatttcaataCGCATTCcagaattttatttagatcCTTTGAAAGCGCCTAGAACAGTTGAAAAATTAGTCGTCAACCTAAACGACCCAGTAAATGAGAAAATTtaccgatttttattataatatgtgcttggataaacaattttatgaaattaatttccacGTAAGCTACTTGATTTcaacaattgtaaaatgaaaaatatgttcagTGTTGATTTGTCTCTAGTCATGATGGCCTAACCCCTTAAAAACGGATGTGTACAGCGGGCCTAAGCTCCGAGAGTCGCACGGACGGGCGTGACATTCGACGATAGAATCATTCTACTTTCGATTCCTTAAAAGGTCGAGCGCAAACCGAACGGTATCCGTATCTCCTCTCGACGATCGTGAAATTATgcaactgtttttttttttaccatgACTTTCCTCCAGACTGTTGCGACCCACTCCCTCCCCGTGATTCTTCGATCTCGATCCTGATATCGATCGCGCACTGTGTGCAGGCTAGGGACCGATACATCATCGAAATATCAACGTAATCGCGTTTCTCCTTCGATCGCCAATTGTGTTGCTTTCGTCGAGGTCGCGGATCGGCAAACAGAGCACTCCAGCGCGGCTGCGTATCGATTGTATCGACGTTCCGTGATATCTCGAGGTCGAGGCCCGAAAAAGATCGTACCGCCTCTCGCGTTTGACCCATGCACGGATATCAGAGTACCTGTGTATACATCTCTCCATTTTTCTTAATTGTTTTAGaattgttgaaactgaaaagacTTTCCCGTAGGGAGTTATATTATAACAAAAGATCTAGATGAACTCAAACTTGTCAATCTGACAAAGTAACAAATGTCAGACACTTTTCGTGCTCGGCAGGTTTAATGTTAACAATGTTTCCGTCCTTCcgcaaagaaattgaaaaattgagattTTTATCCGTTGTACCCTGCTGCTCTTCAACCGATCACGTGCCATCTGGAAGACTGTTTCATTGGTAAAGAATGTAATAACAATACCGGAGGGTTTTCTCTTTGTCTAGTTGTTCGTAAACGGCTGTTGAATCGAATTCTCCGCGCTACATTTTATTAATGAATCCTCTGTAAAACAGGCTGATTTATGCAGTTCGGTTTTGCCAACTTTTTCTTGTTCTACCTGCTTCTACAAGAGGGTTTAATCAAACTATCGAAGATGGACTTGTTTATTTAGCCCGGTTTTACCTTTTTCTTTAGCTGTCTTCTGCTGAAACGAAATGCCAATAATCGCATGACTGGTTACGGTTTAATCAAATGTCTGTAAAACAACCTCGTTTCTACAGTGCGGTTGCCCCCGGCGAAAGGGTTGAGCGCAACAAAACAACGCGATCGACTCGAATGGAATCGAATAGAACTGCAGGCGTGCTTGTAAACCGGCTGCGAGAGCCTGGCAAAATTGTCAAGTTACGAAAGTTGGTTGTACGCGCGACGGGCTTTATCGTCGCCTGCATAGACAGGCCTCGGTGCGTTGTACAAATCGAGATAATTCGAGCGCCGCGAAACGGCATATCATCTGGAACAACGCGAGTCGCGTCCTCATTTTGCCTTTCGAAAATAGTCGTCGGCTGTTATCTTTCCGAAGGAAGCGTTCCGCTCGAGCTTCGAGCACCGCTCGATTACACTCGCGATTCTCTGGATCCGGAGAAATCGAACCCGGCCGCGCTCGTGACTGCGATCGATAAACGCCGAGGTTTTCGAGTGTGCCCGCGCGCTGCGCTGGTTTCCGTGCGGAGAAAATGCCGGTCCCGTCGTGTCGAGGGCAACTTTCGCGTCGACCAGACCCACGGAAAGCGGAATCGGCGATCGGGCTTACGCAACACGGCCAATTACGCGGACGAAAATGGTCTGCGTCCGTATCGTCGCGCGCCGAGCTGCTTTTACACGACCTATCGATCGTGATCCCGATCTCGGTGACTCCGCTCTTCCGTTCTGCTCTGATTATTCGCAGGAAAATTCGAGGACGTTGAtgatttggaaaaatttcggaaTTCGATTGATCGTAAAGCAGTCGAAGCGGAAGGCGTGGCGCGTTCGCGGAAACGCTCCGGAATTCGATCCGCGCTTGCCAGACGCTCGAAACGTTCCAAGCGTGTAATACATGTACGGTAGTGCTCgactatttaacactaaacctaccactgccggtcgaacgaccggttttatatttttcagctTGCGATTggtgaaattatgaagttgattcgataaatttctttatccaagcacatattgcaatCAAAATTGcatagaatctaaataaatagagcgttgccatttttgtaagctaaaacattttaatcgcttttagtgttaGCTAAAATCTGCACGAGTCGATTTACACGCGTCAGTTCATAGTTCACTTGTCAGTGCCTTGatctcggcgcacagtggtttaAATCCTCGTACCTGAAGTGAGCCTCAAACGAATGGAAGTGTTCTCCTGAATTGTTGAAAACAATCGATGCGGATAGGAAAAAGAAGGGGAAACAAAGAGGATGTCCAGCTGGTTCCCGAATCGGAGATTTAAGCGAGCACCTGTAGCCGGTTCGAAGTACAGGAAGTGGACGCGGATTCTCGCCGAGATCGATGTCCTTCGCTCGAAGGGCGAGCGCGTTCGGAATCAGGGATTTTCCGGCGCCGATCGTAGATCGTTCACCTGGTTCTCGGtcgatcgcgtcgcgtcgttgtcCTCGAGGCAGTCCGTGTGTTTGCCGCGCGGCATTCCGTATCTTTTCGCTCAAGGGCGAGAAGAAAACCGTGCACCGCTTCGTGAATGTTAAAAGCTGTTTCTTCCGGTGCCGATCCGCACCGGAGCGATCGCGATCCAGATTCCGTCGGCGGCGCAGCGCGCGACGTTTGCACGCCGAAATAACAATCGATCGCCATTGCGATTGTGCGCTGTTGCATAATTTGTTTCGTCGGTGTTTTACAGATCCGCATATAAAGGTCGCCGGTCGACCCGACGATGTGCGAGCCGCTAAGGACAAGATAATGGAAATTTTGGACACGAGGGTAAGCAAGCAAGCGCGATCGAGACTCGAGTGCTCGTCTCATCTCTTTCTTCGTCAcggttctctctctccttccccacctcttcctcttccccgtTGTTCTCTGTCGCAGTTCGCACGCGAGAATCGCTCTCGCGACAACTGTCAACTCTCGGCGTCGCGATTCGCTGGCCCGACAACTCTTTACCGGAGAACGTTACGTCATTTGCGCGAGCACGAGATTAGCTGTGACCTCGCCGATCGGATTTTGACTTTCAGCGAGCCGAATTGATCGGCCGCGAACACCGCGCCTTGACGTACAAACATTTCACTGGCAGCGCGTTATCAAGCCCGATAATCTATCGGCCGATAAAAAAAACGGCTGCTGTGGCATGTTGCGCGCAGCGGAGGCAGAACCTTTGTAACAATATGCTCGTGTTCGTAATCGATATCGCGATATTGATTTTTTCGTACTCATTGCTTTTTTCCGGCGACCGGACGCGCGCGCGTGGtaaatttccattattttctgCGTTGCGACCAGTAGTCATCGTGCAGAACCGATTCCGCGAGCGGATTACCGCACCGTTCCGCTTTTTGCGAGCGATTCGCAATCAGACGGACTCTCGCGGTCTTCTTCTTTCGTTCTCTCTCCGTTCCGTTGTTGATCGCGCACGCGCGCACGCGATGCCAACGAGGATAGAAGGATAGTCGGCCGACAACACCACGCAGGAAGAAGCAGCGCGATGCTATTTATACGCGCCTGTTGTCTCGCGAATTCCCAGCCGAGAAAGCGAGACGCGGCGCGCCGTGACGAGCCAGCCTCGCGCGAACACCATCTACTCGCGCAGGCGACTCGCCAGACGACCAGCCGGTTCGTCTGTCGGCCGACCGACAGACCAACCGACCCGCTACCCGCCACACGGTTACCCGGCCCGGATCCTTGATCGTATTTCCTTCGTACCGTTATCTCCGACGGGACGAGACCAGACGCTGCTGCCTTCCTACGCTGGCCCACGCAAGCCTCTCTTCCATCTTCCGTCTTCTACCTTCCACTTCTTCGTcgttctcttcctctcttcagTCGGCTTCCTCTCCTTCTCACTCGGTTCAAACCGCTCGCCGATCGAATCGCCGTCGAACATTGCCACTGGGGATGTTCGATTTGTTCGattcttaaaaaaaaatcagaatCAATCAATCGGTCCGAAAAAGAACATCCTGTCCATCACGATTATATCATTTTTTGAGAATCGTGTTGGACAGCCTGCTAAAAATACCTGTCCTTATCAGACCGAGGCTTCAGCAAAGAAACGAGTCTTTTCGCCAGAAGAATCGAATCGGAATCGAACATCCCCaatgatgagtagactgcggatcttcatgcaaaataaaaattgtctgcatcgattgcaagagatagaaaccaaattcACTGTTATTTCTAGCCTTAATGATTGTAATACAGGAGAAACCATATATTGAggtcttcaatttaaaaaattttctaacaatAATGAATTTCTTCTACTCAACTTtgctataaagatccgcagtctaatgatgagcTTTCTATCGCAGCAGAGCAACAGAGTCACCATGAAGCTGGATGTCAGCTACACGGATCActcccacatcatcggcaaggGTGGGCTGACGATCAAGCGCGTCATGGAGGAGACTGGCTGCCATATTCACTTCCCGGACAGCAACCGTAGCAACCATCAAGAGAAGAGCAACCAAGTGTCTATCGCTGGAGAGATGGAAGGCGTTGAACGAGCTCGAGCTCGAGTCAGGGTGGGTCTCCCGAGCAATGCTCCCTGAAATTCGTTGATTGAGTTTCCGGTTTGACGACACTGGTTCGCTTGTTCTTCTTTAACAGAATCTGACGCCGTTGATCTTCTCGTTCGAGTTACCAATCATGGGCTCCTCGCAGACCGTTCCCGACTCCACGTCGCCTTATGTAGTCAAGATCCAGGAAAAGTACAACGTCCAGGTGATGTTCCGAACACGGCCGAAGCTACACGCTACACTGGTTGTAGTGAAGGGATGCGAGTGGGAGGTGTCGCAGGTCAAGGAGGCCACGGTCTTGCTGATCCAGTACATGTGTCAAAACCTGGCTGTGAGTAGAGCACATATCCTCTAGAAGATTTTCGAATATACAtggtgtcccacgtaacacttttcacgatttttcaagtacttccGACAGCGCCCGCTCTaccggttacgtcgccccggacaaaaagacaaatcccCGCCCTTtaagaatatatacatatattttaaataaagatatatatattttctattctcaataaaaatcaaatcattttatttaaattttaatagaagagcaaatatatttagaaagaaaCATATAACATAACATTGATAATCAAGCAGTACAAACCAgtagaaattaattaagaaatatcTGTACCTAGCCACAAActgttaaccatataatttttttacatttttaaatgctattaaaaatgtgtattattgCACAAACAATCAAAATTCCACTATTCGGAAAGTAAAACAAGGTAACATCAACTACGCTAAAATCacaaaaaacttttttttcttgctttcagttccgcaaccttttttattacatcttttaaatttacttGATCAGCAATTTCATGCTCAATTGCCAAAATGGCCAAACCATTAAGACGATTTTGTGTAGGAGTCGAACGTAAAAagttcttaattaattttaatttagagaAACTTTTTTCGCCACTTGCTACAGTTATTGGCATCGTTAGCAATATTCTTAAAGCAATAGTAAGATTTGGATCAAATTTTAACTTTGTAATTAAGCTCAGTACATTGCTTAGGCTTTCTTTTTTGCCCAAAAGCGCAGATACTGCTGAAATTTCCTCTGCTAATTCTACGTAATGGGaacttttctattaattgggtatttaacacatcaatatttttcccacacatacagccaaaatggcgcacCTAAATTTTgacgccccggacaaatgtccgggttgcccgcccctagagcgggccctgcttCCGATAATATCTgacgaaataatattttcaacaacagttgatcagttttcgattggctatcctggaaacgagtccaccTCCTTAATATCCACTCGTTGCCTTTAACGATTTGTCTCGAACAATTGATTTCCAGAGTCAAATACAAGTACAAATGTCAATGGAGATCTCGCCGCAACATCACAGCATCGTGTTGGGTAAGCAAAGCAGCAACCTGAAGATGATTATGCAGCGCACAGCCACGCAGATCATGTTCCCCGACGCCGGCGATCCGAACATTCCCAGCCTGAAGAAGAGCAACGTGACGATCACCGGGAGCATTCACAGCGTTTACTTAGCTCGGCAACAGTTGGTGGTAGGTCAACAGTTCCGACACGTTTCGTCGGCTTAACGATTATCCTTTCTTCCGAATGTAAATCGAGGATTCTTTCTAATTCAGGGTTCGTTACCACTGGTCCTGATGTTCGACCTCCCCGAGGACTCGATGTCCTCGGTCGACACAGAGAACATCTCTCAGCTGATGCAGACACTCGACGTGTTCATCAACGTCAGACACAAGCCAAAGCAGAGCACGCTGTCCGTGATCATCAAGGGGATCGAACGGAATGCTGGGAATATTTACGAAGCCAGGATGCAGCTCCTAGGTCTGGATGAGCCGCGAGTACATGCTGAGATCCCGGCGACCTATCACGTCCCCAATGCTGCGAACATCTTCCAGGCAAACTCGGGCAACAGTACTGTTACTGGTAATTATTGGACGATGGCAGTTCACTTGGAGACTTAAGAATATAGGGAGTAGTCCTATGGTGTAAATTCCATCCGTTGGTCCCCAACAATTCAGTCCCCAGACATTAATTCGGCGTCCTTGTCGGTTGTTGGCCGATGCGTGTGGCCTTTGCTCTTCGCTCTTGAACTCGGGGATGCAAACGGTTCTGAAAATAACTTATATCGGCTCTGATTGATACAGTTATGAGAACCAAAATGATGTTGTAACTGTTGCAGAAACTTGGTTAtcgaaatccagaaccgaaaaaagccgcatactttcactttcgtgaTGTCGccttttaaagttttgatcaccaATACGTTGGCATAGCATTGTTCTTTCGAgccttcatttattttcatgacttttttctggtgaAGACGTAAACACTGTACTATAATgttcaatgaatgcataaagacatgcggcgtttttcctggcaaCCACAGAAATAACAGTTATAGTTTTAAAGATCTCGTTgagcataaagattcgcagtctagatgATATATTGATATATTATGTAATAGATCCTGACGATCTCGATATACGTTTCACAGGTggcaacaataacaacaacctGATCGGCATGTCGGACAACCTGTCGAACTTGCTGACAGTGAACACGCAGAATCCACCGTACTGCGTGTCCCCCTTGCCTCATTCGCCGAATCCTATGGGGTTGTCGCCACATTGGGGACTACCCTCGTTGTCGTCCATGTTTTCTCCGCTGCCGTTGCACCACGCGTATCCGTACCCGCACCTTAATCATCTGCTGACGACGCAGCACATGATGCACAACAATTCAACGATGCCTCCGCACACCCACGGATTACAGAATCACGCGTACAGCGGCATAGGACAATTGCACGCGAACATGTCTGCTGCTGGCCTCCATGGCATGCACGGACTAAACGGAAGCTCGTTGGCGGATAGAAAAGAGAATAGCGGTAAGTGACCGTGAGAAATTAGCTTGATCAAACCGACCATGGAATCGTAAATCCAATCGGTAGTTCCAGTCCCCTAGAACTTGGAATCTGAACGGGAACGTGTAACTGGACCAGTGGTTCTTAACCTTTCCGAAGTGACGGAACACTTTtcattatatgaaaaatttgcaGAACACCAAAGTTAATGAtccaaaaaagaaacaaaaagattccgcgtagaaataaatatattattaaatgtatttaatatatttcgtGGAATTTCGTAGGATACTGGTTAACAACCAGTGAACTAGACTGTGATCAAAATTTTCTCTATCTATCCgaaaaaataggaaatacctttttctttcttcaatCATTTTAGTAGATGAACAATACTTTGTCGAtagtcttaaattcttttaacccttgtgtagttaaccgggtacccatttactgtatttctttcaacagtttgttaatgttcctctaaaaaatttcttttactttactcgctaatatattaattcttataatgagaatttgtgcaaacatgttacaCACAGGAAGGTTTTAAATGATCTATACATTCTTCTTGACTACACGAGGGTTAATTTCACTGCTGAAATCGCGACTACTCATTTGTcgcatttacaacaaaaataagTAGATCGAATGCAAAATAGTGAACTCATTTAGTTCTCGACTCTGTACgattattaagaaaagaaatgcaGGTCTCTGGGGTAGCAGTTTCTCTATAACTTTGGGATTAGTATCATTTCGTATTTCTTTTTGCAGCCTACTCGTCGATGAGCAGCGTCTCTACAAACTGTAGTTCTCTATCCAGTCCAGCCATCAGTCCTCGGAACGTATCTCCGGTGAACCCGGCTGAAACCAGCACCAATTTAGGTAAGCGTCACTTTAGGCAACACCCTCAGCAATTTCGTTCGAGTTCTAACAGATTGGCTGTTTTCAATTTCTGAAGATTTATCCGGAATGCTGTCCGAGCTCTCGGATCGACGAGCCCCTGGCTGCGAGAAGAAGTCGCTGGAGATGGTCGTGCAGCAGAATATCGGTCCTTTCGACTATGAGCAGAAGAAGCTGTTGGCAGCGAAAGCGATGCAAACGAAACCGAACCCCGGCGAGTTCCGAGTTCCCACATCGGCCTGGTCTGGCTACGGACTCAGTCAAACTATTCCTCCGATTAGTACCGTAGAACTGAGCAAGGTAGGTTAACGCTGTCATCAAAGATAAACACTTTCTGTA contains:
- the Bicc gene encoding protein bicaudal C isoform X3, which gives rise to MRPDEVIQNERRATETMSETSEGTAATSVSGKSGDDLSDIAAVLGIGNPDDLHQDRFRVDRRKLEQMLLGDNDAPKPADAFFHNVMEETNTFVTWPARLKIGAKSKKDPHIKVAGRPDDVRAAKDKIMEILDTRQSNRVTMKLDVSYTDHSHIIGKGGLTIKRVMEETGCHIHFPDSNRSNHQEKSNQVSIAGEMEGVERARARVRNLTPLIFSFELPIMGSSQTVPDSTSPYVVKIQEKYNVQVMFRTRPKLHATLVVVKGCEWEVSQVKEATVLLIQYMCQNLASQIQVQMSMEISPQHHSIVLGKQSSNLKMIMQRTATQIMFPDAGDPNIPSLKKSNVTITGSIHSVYLARQQLVGSLPLVLMFDLPEDSMSSVDTENISQLMQTLDVFINVRHKPKQSTLSVIIKGIERNAGNIYEARMQLLGLDEPRVHAEIPATYHVPNAANIFQANSGNSTVTGGNNNNNLIGMSDNLSNLLTVNTQNPPYCVSPLPHSPNPMGLSPHWGLPSLSSMFSPLPLHHAYPYPHLNHLLTTQHMMHNNSTMPPHTHGLQNHAYSGIGQLHANMSAAGLHGMHGLNGSSLADRKENSAYSSMSSVSTNCSSLSSPAISPRNVSPVNPAETSTNLDLSGMLSELSDRRAPGCEKKSLEMVVQQNIGPFDYEQKKLLAAKAMQTKPNPGEFRVPTSAWSGYGLSQTIPPISTVELSKELTNTGSTSNSSSSSSSLSPTITPTNAATSHPSDLWKEPTTPVFSREIDFGIVSGKDRVGQIGISSSNYMEHTPASQMKAITSQRYSDLTTMLTSVGLEKYIQMNKRTSPFCGSAAPGAERKATTSVSLDNCSLVDSKW
- the Bicc gene encoding protein bicaudal C isoform X5; this translates as MIVIQEKPYIESNRVTMKLDVSYTDHSHIIGKGGLTIKRVMEETGCHIHFPDSNRSNHQEKSNQVSIAGEMEGVERARARVRNLTPLIFSFELPIMGSSQTVPDSTSPYVVKIQEKYNVQVMFRTRPKLHATLVVVKGCEWEVSQVKEATVLLIQYMCQNLASQIQVQMSMEISPQHHSIVLGKQSSNLKMIMQRTATQIMFPDAGDPNIPSLKKSNVTITGSIHSVYLARQQLVGSLPLVLMFDLPEDSMSSVDTENISQLMQTLDVFINVRHKPKQSTLSVIIKGIERNAGNIYEARMQLLGLDEPRVHAEIPATYHVPNAANIFQANSGNSTVTGGNNNNNLIGMSDNLSNLLTVNTQNPPYCVSPLPHSPNPMGLSPHWGLPSLSSMFSPLPLHHAYPYPHLNHLLTTQHMMHNNSTMPPHTHGLQNHAYSGIGQLHANMSAAGLHGMHGLNGSSLADRKENSAYSSMSSVSTNCSSLSSPAISPRNVSPVNPAETSTNLDLSGMLSELSDRRAPGCEKKSLEMVVQQNIGPFDYEQKKLLAAKAMQTKPNPGEFRVPTSAWSGYGLSQTIPPISTVELSKELTNTGSTSNSSSSSSSLSPTITPTNAATSHPSDLWKEPTTPVFSREIDFGIVSGKDRVGQIGISSSNYMEHTPASQMKAITSQRYSDLTTMLTSVGLEKYIRLFTSHEVDMATFPSLTDKDLCEIGITAWGARRKIMLLIAEMNKRTSPFCGSAAPGAERKATTSVSLDNCSLVDSKW